One window of Aliarcobacter lanthieri genomic DNA carries:
- a CDS encoding 4Fe-4S binding protein, which yields MSNIEAPLNIPVWVDESRCKACDRCVSVCPAGVLGMRQDIHSTLGSMATVVHPEACIGCNDCELSCPDFAIFVSDKKEFKFAKLSSEAKERQEKIINNSYKILDEDKKV from the coding sequence ATGTCAAATATTGAAGCTCCTTTAAATATCCCTGTATGGGTAGATGAAAGTAGATGTAAGGCCTGTGATAGATGTGTATCTGTTTGCCCTGCTGGAGTTTTAGGAATGCGACAAGATATTCACTCAACACTTGGTTCTATGGCAACTGTTGTTCATCCAGAAGCATGTATTGGCTGCAATGATTGTGAATTATCTTGCCCAGATTTTGCAATTTTTGTATCAGATAAAAAAGAGTTTAAATTTGCAAAATTATCTTCTGAAGCAAAAGAAAGACAAGAAAAAATAATAAATAATAGTTATAAAATTTTAGATGAAGATAAAAAGGTTTAA
- a CDS encoding HAMP domain-containing methyl-accepting chemotaxis protein yields the protein MIKNLKIRTKLIVLSLFSLVIVLFLGINSLIELDKTNQGLTNVYNDRLVPLVQLKNIAEAYAVNVVDTAIKLSNKKITFEQCSTNIKDAKILIDKNWNGYLATNLDKKEEALVKEIKNSLFIADNVVNDIGKACENKDLEKIDSIIINNLYEDLDPIDSRVSKLMEYQLEVAALVNEQAHNDYNTTIFTTIITIVISFLILLILSYLIISDMTSKINNFKEGLLGFFAYLNRESNDSNLLEDSSEDEFGEMAKVVNKNITKTKTGVDEDRKLIDETISVLSEFEQGDLCQRLNLNVENPALMQLKNVINNMGSILETNIDNILNVLEQYSSYNYLNKIDQKGLKEHLLKLANGVNNLGDSITQMLRENKSNGLNLDRSSKILLENVDKLNISSNEAAASLEETAAALEEITSNIRNNTESIAQMSKLSSNVRNSAQQGEELANKTTLAMDEINSQVNLVNEAISVIDNIAFQTNILSLNAAVEAATAGEAGKGFAVVAQEVRNLAARSAEAAKEIKDIVEKATIKANEGKNIATTMIEGYKGLNDSITQTTNLISDIEMSSKEQLSGIEQINDAVNQLDRQTQQNAMISSQTHDIAMETDNIAKDVVKEADSKDFIGKNEIKARDTKNINNYDEISGKSNKEQKEGTNIKSTSTLIQDNTTDDEWENF from the coding sequence ATGATTAAAAATTTAAAAATTAGAACAAAGCTCATTGTTTTATCTTTATTCTCACTAGTAATAGTTTTATTTTTAGGTATTAACAGCTTAATAGAATTAGATAAAACAAATCAAGGATTAACTAACGTTTATAATGATAGATTAGTACCTTTAGTACAATTAAAAAATATTGCAGAAGCTTATGCGGTAAATGTTGTTGATACTGCAATTAAACTAAGTAATAAAAAAATAACATTTGAACAATGTTCTACAAATATAAAAGATGCAAAAATTCTTATAGATAAAAATTGGAATGGTTATTTAGCAACTAACTTAGATAAAAAGGAAGAAGCTTTAGTAAAAGAGATAAAGAATAGTCTATTTATAGCAGATAATGTTGTAAATGATATTGGAAAAGCTTGTGAGAATAAAGATTTAGAAAAAATAGATTCAATCATTATAAATAATTTGTATGAAGATTTAGATCCTATTGATAGTAGAGTATCTAAACTTATGGAGTATCAATTAGAAGTTGCTGCACTAGTAAATGAACAAGCACATAACGATTATAATACTACAATATTTACAACTATTATAACAATTGTTATATCATTCCTAATACTTCTTATATTATCTTATTTGATAATTTCAGATATGACAAGTAAAATCAATAACTTTAAAGAAGGTTTATTAGGATTCTTTGCTTATTTAAATAGAGAATCAAATGATAGCAATCTTTTAGAAGACTCTTCAGAAGATGAATTTGGTGAAATGGCAAAAGTTGTAAATAAAAATATTACAAAAACAAAAACTGGAGTTGATGAAGATAGAAAACTAATAGATGAAACAATATCAGTTTTAAGTGAATTCGAACAAGGAGATTTATGTCAAAGATTAAATTTAAATGTTGAAAATCCAGCTTTAATGCAACTAAAAAATGTAATAAATAATATGGGAAGTATTTTAGAAACAAATATTGATAATATATTAAATGTTTTAGAACAATACTCAAGCTATAACTATTTAAATAAAATAGATCAAAAGGGTTTAAAAGAACATTTACTTAAACTTGCAAATGGGGTAAATAATCTTGGAGATTCAATCACTCAAATGTTAAGAGAAAATAAATCAAATGGATTAAATTTAGATAGAAGTTCTAAAATTCTTTTAGAAAATGTTGATAAATTAAATATTAGTTCAAATGAAGCAGCAGCTTCTTTAGAAGAAACAGCTGCTGCACTTGAAGAGATAACAAGTAATATAAGAAATAATACTGAAAGTATTGCTCAAATGTCTAAACTTTCATCTAATGTTAGAAACTCTGCTCAACAAGGAGAAGAGTTAGCAAATAAAACAACATTAGCAATGGATGAAATAAATAGTCAAGTAAATCTAGTAAATGAAGCAATAAGTGTAATAGATAATATAGCATTCCAAACAAATATATTAAGTTTAAATGCAGCAGTGGAAGCAGCAACAGCAGGAGAAGCAGGAAAAGGTTTCGCAGTTGTAGCACAAGAAGTAAGAAATCTAGCAGCAAGAAGTGCAGAAGCAGCTAAAGAGATAAAAGATATAGTTGAAAAAGCAACAATAAAAGCTAATGAAGGTAAAAATATTGCTACTACAATGATTGAAGGTTATAAAGGTTTAAATGATTCAATAACTCAAACAACAAATCTTATTTCTGATATTGAAATGTCAAGTAAAGAACAACTTTCTGGAATAGAACAAATTAATGATGCTGTAAATCAATTAGATAGACAAACTCAACAAAATGCTATGATCTCTTCTCAAACTCATGATATTGCTATGGAAACAGATAACATAGCTAAAGATGTAGTAAAAGAAGCTGATTCAAAAGATTTTATTGGTAAAAATGAAATTAAAGCAAGAGATACAAAAAATATAAATAATTATGATGAAATATCTGGAAAATCAAATAAAGAGCAAAAAGAAGGAACAAATATTAAATCAACATCTACATTAATACAAGACAATACTACAGACGATGAGTGGGAAAACTTTTAA
- a CDS encoding 2-oxoglutarate ferredoxin oxidoreductase subunit beta, which yields MAFNYDEYLRTDKMPTLWCWGCGDGVILKSLIRAIDKLGWNMDDVCVVSGIGCSGRFSSYINCNTVHTTHGRTLAYATGIKLANPDKKVIVVGGDGDGLAIGGNHTIHASRRNIDLTYLVINNFIYGLTNSQTSPTTPKGMWTVTMNKGNIDPTFDACKLVEAAGASFVARETMIDPKKLERTLVKAMEHKGFSFVEVFSNCHVNLGRKNKMASAMANLEWIDSISLAKTKFDMLEEDQKVGKFPTGVLKQDTEALEYCEAYEKVKEAQRTKTMVKL from the coding sequence ATGGCGTTTAATTATGATGAATATTTAAGAACTGATAAAATGCCAACTTTATGGTGTTGGGGCTGTGGGGATGGAGTTATTCTAAAATCCCTAATTAGAGCTATTGATAAACTTGGTTGGAATATGGATGATGTTTGTGTTGTTTCTGGAATTGGTTGCTCTGGAAGATTTAGTTCATATATCAACTGTAATACTGTTCATACAACACATGGAAGAACTTTAGCTTATGCAACTGGAATAAAATTAGCAAATCCAGATAAAAAAGTAATTGTTGTTGGTGGAGATGGAGATGGTTTAGCTATTGGTGGAAACCATACTATCCATGCAAGTAGAAGGAATATTGATTTAACATATTTAGTTATAAATAACTTTATTTATGGTCTTACAAATTCTCAAACAAGTCCAACAACTCCTAAAGGTATGTGGACAGTAACTATGAATAAAGGAAATATAGATCCAACTTTTGATGCTTGTAAATTAGTTGAAGCTGCTGGAGCTAGTTTTGTAGCAAGAGAAACTATGATAGATCCAAAAAAACTAGAAAGAACTTTAGTAAAAGCTATGGAACATAAAGGTTTCTCTTTTGTTGAAGTATTTTCAAATTGTCATGTTAATTTAGGTAGAAAAAATAAAATGGCAAGTGCTATGGCAAATTTAGAGTGGATTGATTCAATATCACTAGCAAAAACAAAATTTGATATGTTAGAAGAAGATCAAAAAGTTGGTAAATTCCCAACAGGAGTTCTAAAACAAGATACTGAAGCCTTAGAATATTGTGAAGCCTATGAGAAAGTAAAAGAGGCTCAAAGAACAAAAACTATGGTAAAACTATAA
- a CDS encoding 2-oxoglutarate synthase subunit alpha, whose protein sequence is MSRELISTGNELAALAAVDSKCEFFGGYPITPSSEIMHELSSALPANGGVSIQMEDEISGICTALGASMSGKRAMTASSGPGISLKAENLGLGYIAEVPLVIVNVMRGGPSTGLPTRVAQGDILQAKNPTHGDVKSITLVPGNLSECYTEVARAFNLADRFMQPVFVLLDETIGHMAGKATIPDLEEIQKNIVFRKRFDGDKKDYKPYGVGEDEPAILNPMFEGYRYHFTGLHHGPTGHPTEDGAMCDALMKRLFKKVEAHLDEVESNEEYMLDDADIMIIAYGSVSLAVKEAINRLRRDGIKVGMFRPKTIWPSPAKRLDELVNKFEKVLVAELNMGQYTQEIQRVSGRREFDTLLKANGRPLSPLEIIEKVKGM, encoded by the coding sequence ATGTCAAGAGAGCTAATATCAACTGGAAATGAGTTAGCAGCATTAGCTGCTGTAGACTCAAAATGTGAATTTTTTGGTGGGTATCCTATTACTCCATCAAGTGAGATAATGCATGAGTTATCATCAGCTTTACCAGCAAATGGTGGAGTATCTATACAAATGGAAGATGAAATATCTGGAATTTGTACAGCATTAGGTGCATCAATGTCTGGAAAAAGAGCTATGACAGCAAGTTCTGGACCTGGAATATCACTTAAAGCTGAGAACTTAGGACTAGGATATATAGCAGAAGTTCCACTTGTAATCGTAAATGTAATGAGAGGTGGTCCGTCAACTGGACTTCCAACAAGAGTTGCTCAAGGAGATATTTTACAAGCAAAAAATCCAACTCATGGAGATGTAAAATCTATTACATTAGTTCCTGGTAATTTATCTGAATGTTATACTGAAGTTGCAAGAGCTTTTAACTTAGCAGATAGATTTATGCAACCTGTTTTTGTACTACTTGATGAAACTATAGGGCATATGGCAGGAAAAGCTACGATTCCAGATTTAGAAGAAATACAAAAAAATATAGTTTTTAGAAAAAGATTTGATGGTGATAAAAAGGACTATAAACCTTATGGTGTTGGAGAAGATGAACCAGCAATTTTAAATCCTATGTTTGAAGGGTATAGATATCACTTTACAGGACTTCATCATGGACCAACAGGACATCCAACTGAAGATGGAGCAATGTGTGATGCATTAATGAAAAGACTATTTAAAAAAGTAGAAGCACATCTTGATGAAGTAGAATCGAATGAAGAATATATGTTAGATGATGCAGATATTATGATTATTGCTTATGGTTCTGTTTCTTTAGCAGTAAAAGAGGCTATAAATAGACTTAGAAGAGATGGTATAAAAGTTGGTATGTTTAGACCAAAAACAATTTGGCCAAGCCCAGCAAAAAGGTTAGATGAACTTGTAAATAAATTTGAAAAAGTTTTAGTGGCTGAACTTAATATGGGTCAATATACTCAAGAGATACAAAGAGTTTCTGGAAGAAGAGAATTTGATACACTTTTAAAAGCGAATGGAAGACCTCTATCTCCACTAGAGATTATTGAAAAAGTAAAAGGAATGTAA
- a CDS encoding tRNA1(Val) (adenine(37)-N6)-methyltransferase encodes MVLYQPKNGYCYNSDTHFLFNFICKCLEKYKNIKGDVLDIGSGSGILGLLLAKKYEKLNLNQSEIQSSFQFFSQQNAKTNKINAILHKGSFLDLDFSKKFDFCVSNPPFYHENVIKSENLSLKIARYNTSMPLREFIKKSSCILKNNGKLFFCYDSKQLNDIILFLNEFNFNLESLQFVHPKSIKEASLVLVYAKKNSKSLLKVMNPLIVFDDNSNFTKQVEDIYKELGTHSIKVEFE; translated from the coding sequence TTGGTTTTATATCAGCCTAAAAATGGATATTGTTATAATAGTGATACACACTTTCTATTTAATTTTATATGTAAATGCTTAGAAAAATATAAAAATATAAAAGGTGATGTTTTAGATATTGGTAGTGGAAGTGGTATATTAGGACTTTTGTTGGCTAAAAAGTATGAAAAATTAAATTTGAATCAATCTGAAATTCAAAGTAGTTTTCAATTTTTTTCACAACAAAATGCAAAGACAAATAAAATCAATGCAATTTTACATAAAGGTTCTTTTTTAGATTTAGATTTTTCTAAGAAGTTTGATTTTTGTGTATCAAATCCTCCTTTTTACCATGAAAATGTAATAAAGAGTGAAAATTTATCACTAAAAATTGCAAGATATAATACTTCTATGCCATTGAGAGAGTTCATAAAAAAAAGTTCATGTATATTAAAAAATAATGGAAAACTATTTTTTTGTTATGATAGCAAGCAGTTAAATGATATTATTTTATTTTTAAATGAGTTTAATTTCAATTTAGAATCTTTACAATTTGTTCACCCAAAATCAATAAAAGAGGCTAGTTTAGTTTTAGTTTATGCAAAAAAGAATTCAAAATCATTATTGAAGGTTATGAATCCATTGATAGTATTTGATGATAACTCAAACTTTACAAAACAAGTTGAAGATATTTATAAAGAACTAGGAACACATAGTATAAAGGTAGAATTTGAGTGA
- a CDS encoding 2-oxoacid:acceptor oxidoreductase family protein gives MTRTLMRFTGVGGQGVLLAGEIFAAAKINNGGFGLKTATYTSQVRGGPTVVDITLQDEEIIYPYANDGEIDFMLSVAQISFDLFKNGVKNGATIVIEPNLVRPNEEDKKRWNIIEIPIITIAKEEVGNVITQSILALAIANYFTGESIPKEVLRKTMLSKIPEKLHDINNKAYDLGYKYAKEADNRV, from the coding sequence ATGACAAGAACTTTAATGAGATTTACAGGAGTTGGAGGACAAGGAGTTTTACTTGCAGGAGAAATCTTTGCTGCAGCTAAGATAAATAATGGTGGATTTGGACTTAAAACTGCAACATATACTTCACAAGTACGTGGTGGGCCAACAGTTGTTGACATAACACTTCAAGATGAAGAAATTATTTATCCTTATGCAAATGATGGGGAAATAGACTTTATGCTTTCTGTTGCACAAATATCTTTTGATTTATTTAAAAATGGTGTAAAAAATGGTGCAACTATAGTAATAGAACCAAATTTAGTTCGTCCAAATGAAGAAGATAAAAAAAGATGGAATATTATAGAAATTCCTATCATTACTATTGCAAAAGAAGAAGTTGGTAATGTAATTACACAATCAATTTTAGCATTAGCAATAGCAAACTATTTTACAGGAGAAAGTATTCCAAAAGAAGTTTTAAGAAAAACTATGCTTTCTAAAATCCCTGAAAAACTTCATGATATAAATAATAAAGCTTATGATTTAGGTTATAAGTATGCAAAAGAAGCAGATAATAGAGTATAA
- a CDS encoding YkgJ family cysteine cluster protein produces the protein MSDLIKKDGYNFAFKPSVCNICQGNCCIGDSGYIWINKNEIENLSNYFKLGIEELKEKYLFKVGYKYSIKEVKLGKNSFACCFFDLNKKQCSIYEYRPTQCRTFPFWDYFKNNIEEVYKECPAIRNI, from the coding sequence TTGAGTGATTTAATAAAAAAAGATGGATATAATTTTGCTTTTAAACCATCTGTTTGTAATATTTGCCAAGGGAATTGTTGTATTGGAGATAGTGGTTATATTTGGATAAATAAAAATGAGATTGAAAATTTATCAAACTACTTTAAACTAGGTATTGAAGAATTAAAAGAAAAATATCTTTTTAAAGTAGGGTATAAATATAGTATAAAAGAGGTAAAATTAGGTAAAAATAGTTTTGCTTGTTGTTTTTTTGATTTAAATAAAAAACAGTGTTCTATTTATGAATATAGACCTACCCAATGTAGGACTTTTCCATTTTGGGACTATTTTAAAAATAATATTGAAGAGGTATATAAAGAGTGCCCAGCTATAAGAAATATTTAA